The nucleotide window TGCTCTCTTGACATTATATATTTCTGATGCGAGTGTAAACAGTCTTCAGTTTTTCATACCAGTGTCATGCTCCCTGGCTTTATTCTGCAATGTGAGTTAGTATCTGTGCACCGGACGTTTCTCTGCAGTATCTTTCCAGGTTTTGGGGCACATGAAAACTGTGTGTGTCCTTAAGTTGGGGTGGATAGTCTTTGATTCAGAAATGACAGTGAAAAATGTAATTGGGATGGCTGTTGCAGTTGCTGGAATGGTGGTATACAGCTGGGCAGTAGGGCTTGAGAAGCAAACAAGAACCAAGTTCATCCTTGCTTTGAAACCCAATTTATCACAAGAGGAAAAGAAGGAGAAGACTCCATTGATTAAGGATGTTGAGCTTGGCTAGTCTAAAGTATAAAATTAGTGTGTATTCTCTGGCTACAAAGAATTACATTAACTACAGTTGCTTCAACATTCTTTGCACCTACTCTACTCCAAATGTGAAAGAACTTTTCTTCCCCCATTTTTGCAGCTGTTAAATTTTCTTTTAGTTGTTCAGAGGTCATGTATGTTAAAGTTGCACAGCAcacaatttcttcttcttcttcaacgtTCTTTGTTATTGGCAATATGTGTATCCATGAATTcagaaaataaatgaaataaaaatcagtTTCCTTTGAAACAGAAAAATAAGATGGCTTGGTTTGCATCAATTGTTTGTGTGATTTGTCAAGAATCCAATATGAGCATTTAATTTGTCCTCTACATCTAACAACCAACATACTAGCTACTTAAAAAGTTTTATCATGCAAATTACCACCGTTCTCTATTCTCCATGAATGTAGAACTGTTCGAATGTGGAGGACTTGCGGAACAAGACCCAGATCGCAAggcaataaaaattaaaaggacTTATAAATATTGGTAAATCAAACTAACATTTCTTAAGCCATTTGTGACGGAGATATCATCTCAGTTGGTCTAATTTCAGCAACAAATTGACTCGTTTGACTGAAATTTCAATTGTAATTTCTGTGGAGAAGTGGAATGTTGGAAATATGGTTTGGAATCAATCTGGATCCATTAGacttaaaattatagttaaaaaCAACAGCATGAAAAGTCATGTATATTGCCAAAATGTATTAAAAACCAAAAGTCatgtatattaataaaaaaaaatgcaactACATTGAAGATATGCAATCAAAAGTCATGTACATTGGTCAAAATATGTAACTATATTTCTTGATGGTTATATACATAAAAGTCATGTAATTATTAGCCAAAAGTTACCATGACTTATAAATAGCCAAGTTTTtgtctttattaaaaaaataaaagaaacacaCGTATATAAAAGTGTGAATTGCATGCAAGTGATTAAACATTGGCTTTTGTTCTTGGCATTCTTAAAAGACTCGCTTGATTCAATTGTGAAGCATTGATTATGCTGCGAATAAGGTACACATAGTATTTCGTGATTATATTCAtgtgattatataatttattagtgAAATGAAATGTAAAGGAGATCAGAATATTTAGTATAGAACCCATATATAATTGAATTCATAAGTTggctttataattttttttcatggAATCCCATTAACTTTTAGCATAGGAATTTTGGATTAGTCACCTCTCCATCTTCGGTATTCCAATTATGGAAGAGCAGGAACCTAGTTGTTTTTAACCACCAAACTCCAGCATTTCAACTAAATCTCTCAACTTTGAGATGTCCCCAACTCGAAGCCCTTGGATGTCCCTTGGTCTCCTTCCCAATTGGGCACAATCAAGATCACTTTCGATGCCACAATTGTCAAACAGGTTCAGATTCTGTGGCTAGCTTAGCCCCCAACCACTTGAGGCATCCCATCGGCTTGCAGAGAAGCCATTTTATTTTGTGAAAGGGAAGGGTTCACCAACATTATGCCTCTTTCAACGCAGTGATCACATTCTTCTTATTGTGGTACTCCACTCACCTTCATTCCATTGTTGAAGTGAGTAGACCGAGCCACTGGGCTGATTTTGATTCGAACCAGAATCGAGATTGTGAACCTCCATAGTTTAGGTTTCGGTCAGGATTCAGTTCGCTTTAAGTCCAAATCAAACGGTTCAAAATAATTTtcgtatatatttttttaatttttaaataaaaaagaagTTGTTCAACTCTGAACCATCCAATTTGATTCTGATTCAATTTTAGTCTAGTTCATTTACGATTTAAAGTCAAAGACAGGTTTGACTGATTCCAGTGTTATTTAAACCAGTCCGGTTCTGGTTCTGAACCAGCCCTTAACCGAGTCTAGAAATGGGGGGCTAGGATGAGGCAAAAGAAGTAGCGGGCGAGAGCGGTTCTAATGGCGGTGATGGTTACTATTGGTACAGCATAAGAGTTCGTAGAGAGAGACACAGGAGAAAAGAGGGTTACTGCTATTGTTTAGCGTTAACAGAGACTTTGTTGTGAATACAACATGGAACTTTGTTGTTTTCACTTAGGGTGCCTGTTCTTGCATTCCCCTTGACGAAAGGATACAATTAGGATTAGCCCACACAAATTGTCCAACTGAACGCCGGCAGTACTGTGATGACCATTTTGACACTCGAAACGGTACCTAAACCTTAAATCTTAATTTAGTTGAAAtcatcccttcataaatctcttTCCTTCCCTACTCCTATCATTAAGTTATCACATTTCATACAAGAGCATTTAATTCTCTACGTTAAACATGATCAAACCATGTGTGTTACATGCACTCTTTCAGATGTGATTATCGAAAAATATTAATAATCCTCAGTTTTTAAATTGGAGCAATGAGAACCTGAAGCTATTTAAATCATTTTTTGAGATTCACTCAAGTTTTCACAATATGAATACAACTTGTTCCTTTAAACAATCCATAATTGGAAACAAAATCATTTAGGTTTTCatagcttgtacaagtttagAGACTCACCCACAAACTCAACAATGCCTAGTTGCTTACATAAACAATTTGGCTGATTTGGATTTGTACTTATGATTTGGTGAACACTTGATCAGATGTCTTGCTCAAATTTTCCTGTTCAACCTTTAAACTTGATTCATCAATTTGCATTGGACCCACATCTAAAGCCTGCATGCAAGATTATCAGAAAACTCATCTTAAAGAATCTGCATTTCCATGAGTGGAAATTGAGCGAGTGCTTTTAAAGAACTTTACCTTAGCACCAGCGGTCTCATCTGTAGTTGTTTCAAAGCCTCTAGCATGCTCAGCAATTCCTTTCTGACTCTCCTGAAGTGAACAAAACTAAAATTATTATGGCATAATATAATACATTGCAAATGTGGAAAATCCAGTGATGGTCCATAAATCTTAATGTTTAAACATTTATTGAATACAGATGCAGAAGGTACACTGAAGATGTCAGCCAGAGACAGTATTGTCTAATATAAGGTGCATCACATTAAACTCATTTAAAAAAGTGTCTTTAACAGACAATATTATTGCATTACAACAGAACAACCATATGCAAGaaaagaattcaattgaattcttataaaatcATGTTTGATTTCTATTtcttcaaaaatgaaaattttttaattaaaaagaaaagaattgaattctttcattccaaacatgaaaattaataaaaaagaaattaattgaattgaatttttataaaattctagATTCCAAACAGGGGGATAAAGAATTTAAAATAGAGAAGAGTGATGGGCCTACTCCAGATGCTACTTACAAAGTGTTATTTTATACAGCTGACAGTTCATCAGTGGAATTATCCTGTCAGGTTGCTGCTTGCtccaattctcaaataaaatcatGTTATAGACAACCATGTTCGTCATTTTGTATGTCAGTTTCAAAAAATCAAGTTAAAAAGTAGGATGGGATTTTCTTTTCCAGAGAAAAATGGATATACCCCTTGTTTGAAAACTAAAATTTCACAAGAATTCAGTTTAACTGATTTCTTTTTGGTCAACTCTCAGatttacaactcaactcaactaagcctttatcccaaaaatttggggtcagctatatggattcgctttctccactctgaacgattttgggttaaatcctcagaaatgtgtaatgcttctaagtcatgttatactactctcctccaaatcaatttaggtctacccctttttttctttctatcctctaacctaatgtgctctacttgtctaactggagcctccatatgtctacgtttcacataaccaaaccacctcaatctcccttctctcaacttatcttcaattgacaccactcctaccttttctctaatactcttattacggactttatctagtctagtatggccactcatccaccttaacattctcatctctgaaactcttatcttagatgcatacgactctttcagtgcccaacactcattaccatataacatagccggtcatatggctgtatggtaaaattttccttttaatttattaggaatcttacgatcacataaaactcccgtggcacgtctccacttcaaccatccggctttaaactctcagatttacaaatgaaaaaatttaattctttttaaattaaaaaaaataaattttaaaagaaatagaaatcaaGCATGATTGTGcaataattcaattaaattctttcTGCCATAATGATTATATaaagtagttttttcttggtgcAACAATGGTAGCAGTGCAAACATAATCTGGTTTATTATTAGTGCCACATCAGGATATAGCAACTGAAATGCACTGGATTGATTCTAGTGAATCCCAACATAatgtttaataatatttaatcttTTCAAGCAAAGTTAATAatgtttaatatatatttatatatatagaaGTAGCTTAAAGTCAAAAGTCATAAGGTACCCATTACTTATGACTTTTGTCCTCATTTTAACAAGCACAACTAGGCCTGGCCACAATCCGGTTCAGACCGTAAACGGGATTGAGACTGGTCTGAGTCAAACCCATATCGGACCCGCTCAACGGTTCTGGCCCTTGAGCCCCAGATAGGGACAGTGGGAGGGGCGGGCTGGTTTGGTTACGGTTCCCCCTCCCGTGAGCCAGCCCAAAATTGGCCAGTTCAAACCGGCAGTTAAATCCAATTCCCATtcgatttaaaatttttcaatttttttaaatatttttgctAGATTATATAGATTATTTTGAGCATCTTTAATTCTTGGACCATTTTTTCtatgaatttttgaatttaattagcgtattttagatttttaggtgtcaattttaaaattctatttttttaacatttttccTAGATTATGTATATGATTGTATCTTCAAATTTTGGACTGTTCTCAAATAAGATTCGCaataatttttctgaattttttaagttaaataacatatttagatttttaggtttaatatgaaatttttaaaattctgattttttaaaatatttttctagatcaTGTAGATAATTGTAAGCATCTTTAATTCTTCAACAATTCTCAAATAAGGTGCACAATATTTTCTATgaatttaagaaattaattagcatattttagatttttagttttattaaagTTTAATGAATTCAAAAATATACTCTTTTGTGCCTAAGGTGTAGAAAtaccaaaaaaataaattctttttaattggtgaattttaaaaaattttattattcttattattatattgtttgagaaaataatttatataagaaTGAGTTTTTCTCCTTAAAGGAAATGAGAATATTATTTGTTAAAATGCTATATTTATTCATATACATTATGCGAGATATGTTGGCTTGAAAATTGAAACTTCCATAGatttcttaaattatttataagaaattatttgtgttttaaataaatgaaattgggaATTAAGATGGAAGAATATTAGAACTAAATAAGAGAATTTTTTTGTTGGTTTAAACTGGATAGTGTTAGGATTTTATTGGAATATAATTCATGTGAATTGAGATATAAAGAAGGATTTGTTAAAtttcttggaaatgaaattattttatggaACATGATTTGGACGAATTAATGGATAGTCGGTTTAATCATCATTAGAAATCAGAATATGACGttgtttaattaaaaatgaatgttgatcttttatttgtaattttattaaatttaaattttttcaagAATGTTGACTTAAAATTCATACCGAACTGGCCTGGAAACGTCTAGAACCGAACTGAACTGAGGCCCAACGGAACCGTAACCATCTAAAACTTGAACCAAAACTGCTTTAAAACCAGACTAGAATCAGCCTGAAAGCATAATTGAATAGGAACCGGTTCAAACTGTCTGAATCCGGGCCGGTTCCTTTTCAAGCCTCCAAGCATCAAGAAACTGGCAGTTCCAACTAGGAAAAAGCCCTTAGCCAGGTCTAATCACAACACTCAATTACATATCTTTTTTTAATCGTTTTAAAAAATTTACTTTTAAACACTTAAAATAAGTAAAAAGTTAAAAAGTAGCAAAACCAAACACTCTCATAGTTGGACATGGTAAAAGTGAAAACAGCGATAAGACAAAGACAGTGCACCCTCTTCTAGCTATATTAAAGAGAGCTCAATTCTTGAGAGTATATTATCCAAATTGTTCTTACTCACCCAGAGCATTTCTAGAAACTAAAATATCCATATGCCTACATCCTAAAATTAGAatattgaccaaaaaaaaaaaaagaagaaaagaggtgATCAGTTGAAGTTTCTATAGCAAAAGACACTCAGAACAGAGCATACCAGATCTTTCGGCTCAGCCTCAACTAATTCTTTCTTCACTCTGCTTGGTAAAGACTTGCTGCATATAATGTAAGTTAGAAAACATCAGACATGAAAAGAAGGGGAaagttttatttctttttttttttttttttttttttcagaagagGGAGGAGGGAACAAAATAAAATACCGCTCATCATCAACATCCATGTCATAATCCATATCCCATCTCTCATCTCCATCATCCTGATCTTCATCCACCTGACACAATCAACCACAAAAGATGAAGTTCATTACCAATAAGCTATAATGGATTAGTAACAAGTTAACCTAGTCTATCATGAATTAGCAAGAAACCGGAGTTAAATTGGAATACAAGAAGCTAAAATATAAATGGATGTTTGGTAAATTGTAACAAAGCATGATGGAATGGAATAAATTCATCATAAGATGCTATCACAGCTTCAGAAGATATCAAATATACATTTAAGTTAAGATGAATTTAGAAGAAATGCATATACTCAAGAAACTAGTTTAAAACACAAATAATCATGCAACataactaaaaataataatacattGACAGAACAATCAATAAcaagaaaattgaaaaaccacAACTTACATAGGTAGCAAATACATACCTCTGGGAGCTCAGTATTGGGTGGTCTTTCCTGAAATTGGACACTGGGTGCATGTTGAAGCTTCAAGAGATTATCAAGAAGCTTGGATCGTATATCATCCAGCAATTGACGCGAATTCTTATTCTCCATATTACTAGGAGCAACATGGAGGGTATAGTCAGGACCAAAGTATTCATAATACTCATGCTGTGGCATCTTGTTATCAacttccattccaagtgcaactCCTGTCTGCCTCACACAATATTTATTAACAAAAGAAGGTACCCAGTTTAAAAGAAAACATTAAATGCAATTACTTCAATATGCATATAAGATATTCAAGAAATTTCTCCTCAATTTGCAATacgtaaatgaataaaaattatttacagAAAGAAAAATGTACCTCATAGCACCAGCAGCGAGCAACATTCCGAATGGTATAACCACCACCACCCAATAGCAATAATGGGACATTGAAAGATCTCATGAATTTCACACACTCTGCATGGCCCTTGATTGAAAGATTGAAGCATCCTAATCTATCCCCAGATAACGAGTCAGCGCCACATTGAAGAACCACAGCACCAGGCTTAAAGAATTCCATTACTTTTCCAATTATTGGTTTAAAAAGGAAATGATAGCTCTCATCGTCTATTCCATCATCCAATGGAACATTAAGGGAATAGTATTTCCCTTTCCCATATCCAACATCACGTACATCCCCTGTACCTGGAAAATAATCTccaaatttgtgaaatgaaacaGTCATGACCCTATCAGTGGTGTAAAATGCCTCCTCCACACCATCACCATGGTGAATGTCAATATCCACATAAAGAACACGCTGCAAGACAGAAAAAGAAACAATGAAGAGTGTAATCTGATTGTATGACTGGATGTCAGGATCTTAACATACTACAAATCATAGTTGTTAGGTATGATTCTTCACTCTCAAATGATTTGAAGTCAGCATGCATGtcaaaatcaatgagaatcacaGACATATCTACCTTTcataatttaagttgtacaatttGATTTAGTTTTGCAG belongs to Hevea brasiliensis isolate MT/VB/25A 57/8 chromosome 4, ASM3005281v1, whole genome shotgun sequence and includes:
- the LOC131179276 gene encoding histone deacetylase 19-like, with product METGGNSLPSGPDGVKRKVCYFYDPEVGNYYYGQGHPMKPHRIRMTHALLAHYGLLQHMQVLKPFPARDRDLCRFHADDYVYFLRSITPETQQDQLRQLKRFNVGEDCPVFDGLYSFCQTYAGGSVGGAVKLNHGLCDIAINWAGGLHHAKKCEASGFCYVNDIVLAILELLKQHERVLYVDIDIHHGDGVEEAFYTTDRVMTVSFHKFGDYFPGTGDVRDVGYGKGKYYSLNVPLDDGIDDESYHFLFKPIIGKVMEFFKPGAVVLQCGADSLSGDRLGCFNLSIKGHAECVKFMRSFNVPLLLLGGGGYTIRNVARCWCYETGVALGMEVDNKMPQHEYYEYFGPDYTLHVAPSNMENKNSRQLLDDIRSKLLDNLLKLQHAPSVQFQERPPNTELPEVDEDQDDGDERWDMDYDMDVDDERKSLPSRVKKELVEAEPKDLESQKGIAEHARGFETTTDETAGAKALDVGPMQIDESSLKVEQENLSKTSDQVFTKS